The DNA window CGCCTGCGCCAAGGCCGCCGCCCAGACCACCCTGCCGGGTGTGCCGAGCTTCCTCGACCGGGACCTCCTGATTGACCGCCGGGCTCCCGGCCGCGCCGAGGGCCCCGCCTTCGCCGAGCGCAGCCCCGCGCCGCCGCCCGCCGTGGCCCCGCTGGCCGGTCCCCTTCCGCCGCCCGCCGAGCCGCGCGTGGCCACACCGCGAAACGCTCCGGGCGTCGCGAGGCCCACGCCCCCCGGCATGACGCCCGCGGCCCGGCCCGCCTCGGGTCAGCCCGCCTGGGCCCAGGCACAGCCCCAGGCGCAGGCAGGTGGTGGGTTCCCCCTGAATGTTCCGCCCCCGCCGGCCACGGTCCAGCCGTCCCTGTCGCCGATGACGCCCGCGTACGGGACGCCGAGTGCCGCGCGCGCCCGGGCGGCGGCGGGTCCGTCGCTTCCCGTCGTGGGTCCGGAGTCGGTGAGCCCCGTGGCGGACACCTTGCCGGGGATGCCGTTCATCGAGCCCGTGGCTCCGGCGTCTTCGGGTCTGCCGCGCATGGGCCCCACGGGGCAGCCGCAGGGTGCGGCCGCCGCGGGTCAGCTCCACGCGGCGGCTTCGGGGCTGCCGCACATGGCGGCTTCGGCGCAGCCTCACGCGGCGGCTTCGGGACAGCAGCATGGGGCGACCTCGGGTCTGCCCCACGCGGCGGCCTCGGGCCAGCAGCACGGGGCAGCCTCAGGTCTGCCTCACGCGGCGGCCTCGGGCCAGCAGCACATGGCGACCTCGGGACAGCCTCACATGGCGACCTCGGGCCTGCCCCACGCCTCGGCGTCCGGTCTGCCGAACGCGGCGACCTCGGGCCTGCCCCACGCCTCGGCGTCCAGTCTGCCGAACGCGGCAACCTCGGGGCAGCAGCGCGTGGCGGGTTCGGCGCAGCCTCACATGCCGACCTCGGCGCAGCCTCACATGCCGACCTCGGCGCAGCCTCACACGGCGGCTTCGGGTCTGCCGCACATGGCGGCCTCCGCCGGTCAGCTCCATGCGGCGGCTTCGGCATCGACCGGTCTGCCTCGCATGGATCCAGCGTCGGGCCAGCCGCACATGGCGGCCGCTTCGCCAGGGGTGGCCCGTCCGGAGTCGGCCTCGCCGGGACTGCCTCGCATGGCGGCGGCCCCGATGGCTCCCGCCTCGTCAGGTCTGTCCCAGATGGAGCAAGCCCCCTCGGGTCACCTCCAGATGGAGGCGGATTCGTCGGGTCTGCCCGCGATGGAGCCCTTGGACCCCGCCTCCTTCAGCCTCCCCCCGCTCCAGTCCGTGGCTCCCGCCCCGGGACTGCCGGTGATGGAGCAGGCCACGCCCCGCGCCGAGAAGCCTCGCCCGCAGGCGGCGCCGTCCCGTTCGCAGCCCGGCATCGCGGAGGTGCACGCGCGCCCGGCGTCCCTGTGGCGGCGGCTGCTCTCCTTCTCCATCGACACGGCGGCCATCGCCGGCGTCGCGGCCCTGTACATCACCCTCGCGTCGTCCGTGACGGGCGTGAAGTCCCCCGAGGCCGGTTTGTCCGGTCTGGATGGCTTCGTTGCCTGGCTGCGGGCTCTCCACACGGTGCTGCTGCCGGGCTTTTTCCTCGTGCTGCTCCTGGCGCTTGTATACTGCGCGGTGGCGGCCTTCCTGTGGAACGGACGCACGCTCGGACGGCTCCTGTTGGGCCTGCGCCTGGTGGACACACACGGGCTGGCACCCGCCCCGGGACGCGCCATCGTCCGGGCGATGCTCTCGAGTGTCTCCTTCGTCCTCTTCCTGGGTGGATTCTGGATGGCGCTCTTTGATCGCCGTGGACAGACGCTCCATGACAAGCTGACGTCCACTTTCGTCGTTCAACCGAGCTGACCCACCGCTTCATTGTGCCTTGCGGCCGCGGCCGTAAGATGCCGCGTCTCCATGCCCGCCCGCCTTGCTCAGCTTCTCGTCTCCCGCACGCTCCTTTCCCAGGAGAAGGCGGGAGAGTTGTTGCGTCACCAGCAGGCACAGGGCGGGCACCTGGACACGGTCCTGCTGGAACAGGGGCTCTCGAGCGAGGCGGATGTGCTCTCGCTGCTCGGAGACGTGTCGGGTTTCCGTCCGGTGAACCTGGTCGACTTCGAGCCCAACGCGGAGGTCGCCTCCTTCATCCCGCCCAAGATCGCCGAGCGGCTCTGCGTGGTGCCGCTCTCCCTGGACGGACAGACGCTGCACGTCGCCTGCGCGTACCCGGTACCCAAGAAGGAGCTCGACGAGGTCGGGTTCCTGCTCGGAAGGCCACTCGAGTTGTGGGTGGCCACGGAGATCCGCATCCGCGAGTGGATCTCCACCATCTACCGCCAGCCCCTGGCCCCGCGCTTCACGCAGTTGGTCGCCGCGCTGGACCCGGAGCAACAGCTTCCCGTCACGCCTCCGCCCCCGCCTCCCCCCGAGGAGTCCCTCACGGTGGAGATGGTGGAGCGGCTGGCCCGCTCGGTGGCGAAGGAGCCCGTGGCCGCGGAGGTCCGTTCCGCGCCTCGGCCCGAGCAGCGTGACCCGCAGCGTCCGCCGCCGCCTCCGCCCCCTGACACCGCGGCGGCCCCTCCCCCCGCCTTCGTCCGAGCGCCGCTGCGCTTGAACATGCCGGGGGGCGCACAGCCTTCACGGCCCGACACGTCCCGCCCGGCCCAGCCGCCCGTGCTCAGCGCCACGCCGGTGCAGGGCAGCCACGGTGGACCCGTGGCGCCCCCCGCGCCGCCGGGAGCTTCGGCCGAGAACGCGCAAGCCGGGTCCCGTTTGGCCGGTTCGGGTTCCGCGCAGGGAGTTCCATCGACCTCCCGCGCCGCGCCCCCCGGTGCGACACAGCCGGGCGCGACGACCGTCCACGCGCCTCCGTCGGGCACCACTCCATCGGCATCGCGTGCAGCGGCGACGAGTGCCGCGCAGCCAGCAGCCCATTCGGCGACCACGGGTGCCACCCAGCACGGTGCGACTGGCTCTGCGCAGCAGCAGCCTCAGCCCAAGGCAGCCGGTGCGCCGGGTGCCGCGCAGTCCGCCCAGCACGGAGCAACAGGCTCAGCTCAGGCTGCCGCCCACGCGGCAACGGGCTCAGCTCAGTCCTTCCCGCTCGGGACCACTGGCTCAGCGCAGTCCTCCCATCACGGGGCAACGGGCTCGGCGCAGCCTGCCCATCACGGAGCCGCAGGCTCCGCTCAGTCCGCCTCTCACGGGGCAACGGGCTCAGCCCAGTCTGCTTCTCACGGAGCAACAGGCTCCACGCAGCACTCCCCTCCCGGGGCAACGAGTGCATCGCCGCACGCCCTCCACACGGGCACTGCCGGCGCCGCGCAGCAGCCGGGGATGCCGGGCACCGCACAGCACGGAGCAACGGGCCCCGCGAGCACGTCCCCGTCGGCATCGCGCACCGGGGCGGCAAGCACCGCCCCCGGTACACAGCCAGCCACGCCTTCAGCGACGAGCTCCGCGCAGCGCACGGGCACCCAGCCCGCCGCCTCCGCCCCTCGTGGTGGCGGCCAGGACGCCAGTTCCTCGCCTCCCGTGTGGCCGCCGGCGCCTCCCGCGCAATCGGGTCTCCCGCCGCAAATCTGGCCTCCAGGCCCCGCGTCCGCACCGTCTCCCCACGAAGCACCGACGCCCTCCACGCTCCGCTTCGGAACCTCGTCTCCGGGCAACGCGAACGCGCCGCAGCGCTCGAGCGAGCCCGCCTTCATCGTCTTCCCCAACCCCAACAAGGCCAACACGCCAGCACCGGGCCGAGCCCGCTCCAACGAGCCGGAAGCCCGTCCCCCGCCGTCGTCCACGAACCAGGACGTGCCGGACTGGACGCTGGCGCAGGCGCGCGCGGCCCTCAAGGAGTCCACCAAGGACCGCGACCGGCTCATGGACGTGGCGTTGCGCTTCGGCCGCCGCACGTTCGACTACGTCGCGGCCTTCGCCGTGCTGCGAGGCGCGGCCGTGGGCTGGGAAGCGCGTGGCGAGGGCATGTCGGGTGAGCAGCTCGCCCAGGTGTCCGTGCCGCTCGACGCCAGCAGTGTCTTCCGCACGGTGGCGGTGACGCGAGGAAGCTACGCGGGACCGCTGTCCCCGGACGCGCTCACGAGGCACTACCTGGAGCTGTTCGGCCGTCAGACGCCGCGCACCGTGTTCCTGTACCCGGTGGAGGTGAAGGGCCGGCTGGTGGCCATCATCTACGGCGACTGTGGGCAGAAGCCCATGAGCCAGCGCCGGCTGTCGGACTACATCCTGTTCTGCCAGGACCTGGCCTCCGCCTTCCAGGAGCTCATCCTCTTCCGCAAGCAGCGCCTCTCCGCGCCGCGGAGTCCCGAGGAGGACATCTCCATCGACGTGGACGTGGCGGTCGCCACCGCGCCCGCTCCGGCGCCCGCGGTGGTCGCGGGCCTGGGCTGGGGTCCCTTCTTCGGCCGAGGCGCCCCCGGCACCGTGGGCCGCGCCGCCGCGTTGCCTCCGCGTGCGCAGTCTCAGGAAGAGCGCCCGCCCCCGGACTTCGCCCCGCTCCTGCGCCGGCTCACGGGTCCGGACGCGGCGCAGCGCTCCAGCGCGATGGTGGAGCTGGCGCGCTCGCCCGAGGCCAGCGCCCGGGTCCTCGCGCAACACTTCCCAGGCCCCACCGCCTGGAGCCGCCTGCCCGTCGTCGAGCTGCCCGAGGCGGATGAGCTCGGCCCGATTCCAGCCGCGATGTCGCGGCTGGGCCGGCCCGCGGCGCAGGCCCTGTCGCCGCTACTGGACTCGCACGACGCGGACACGCGCTACTTCGCGCTGCTCACCGCGGGCAACCTGCCCTACGTGGAGCTGGTGGACGGAGTGCTGCGCGGACTGTTCGACCTGGAGCCGGATATCTCCAGCGCCGCGCGAGTGGCGTCGGCCGCGCTCAAGCAGTTGCCGCGTCTGGACTCCGCGATGAGGGAGCTGCGGCAGGAGCTCAACAGCCGGGACATGATGCGCCGAGCGCTCGCCGCGCGAGCCCTGGGCACCCTGCACGACCGCGACGCCGTCGAGGGCCTCATCCAGCTCACGCGCAGCGAGGACGAGATGTGCGCGCAGGCGGCGGCCGAGGCACTGCGTGAGGTGACGCGCATGCCGCTGGGCCTCAGCCCCAAGCAGTGGGCGGCCTGGTGGGCGGAGAATCGCAGCCGTCGCCGCGCGGACTGGCTCATCACGGCGCTGCGCCATCGCGAGCTCGACGTCCGGCTCGCCGCCATCGAGGAGTTGAGCCGAGCGCTCAACGACACCCTCGGCTACTACGCGGACGCGCCGGAGTCGGAGCGCGAAGTCGCGGTGCGCCGCTGGGAGGCCGCGGCGGTGGCTCCGGCCAACGCCCGCCGCCTGGGCCTGCTCTAGCCACAAGCACCGAGCCGACACTCTCGGGCGCGTCGACCGCAACGACACGCCCGAGACGGAGTTCGAGCTCCCGGTGCGCCGCAGCACGGAATCCAGCCAACGCTCATCACCCGGGCCCGCGACAGCCCCGAGCACCGAGCAGCCCTCTCGGGCACGCCCCACCCTCGCGAGCTTCCAAGCAAGCCCCCCACGTCGGCCTGACCGCGTCAGCCCCGCCCCCGCCCGGACTATGCTGGCCCCAGTGACTCCGGTACGAGACTCGACACGATGACCAGCGGGATGTGGCTCAACCTCATCGCCTGTGCCGGGTTGCTCGCGCTCGCGGGCCTGGTGCTCGCGCGCGTGGGTCGCAATCCGCTCGCGCTGCCGCTGTCGCTCCTGTCCATCACCCTCTCCACCTGGAACATCACCAACTTCGAAATCGAACGCTCGGGAGAACCCGGCTGGCGGCTGATGAGCTTCGTCGCCATGGTGATGACCATCCCCAGCACCCTGCACTTCATCCTCACCTTCGTGGGGCGGCGCAGGCGCTCGGCCTGGGCCATGTACGGCACCTACGGCGTCATGGGCGCACTCTCGTTGGTGCTGCTCACCGCGCTTGGTGCCCCCTCGCTGCCCGCGAAGCTGTCCGCCTGGCACATCGGCCTCATCGCCACCGCGCTCGTGGCGCCGCCGCTGTGCGGAGCCTTCGTGCTGCTGGGCTTGCACCTGCGTGACGCCAAGCACCCCGATGAACGGGCCCGCGCGGGGCTCGTCGTCGTGGGCCTGGGTCTGCTGGTGGGGATGATGTTGACGGAGTTCGCGGGGGAGCTGTCCCTGTCGCAGGTGCCTCGGCTGGGCAACGTGGGGACGCTGTTGGGCCTCCCCATGATGACGCTGGCCGCGCTGCGAATCGGCCTCTTCGAGCGCGACGTGGGCGCCGAAGCCCCTTGGATGGCCTTGCTCGCGGTGCCCCTGGCGGGCGTGGGCGTGCTGGCCTACCTCGCCGTCTTCCGCCTCTTCGCCGCGCAGGTCAGCGTGCTCGTGGTGCTCACCACGGCCATCACCTTCGCGCTGCTCGCGGCCGCGCGCCGAGGCGTCACCGCCTTCGTCACCCGCGGCGAGCGGATGAATCGCCTGGCCACCCTGGGCCGCTTCTCCGCGCAGATGGCGCACGACCTGAAGAACCCCATCGCCGCGCTGAAGGGCGCCGCGCAGTACCTCAAGGAAGAGCACGCGCGAGGCCAGTCCTGGGACCACCAGGGCGAGTTCCTGGACCTGATGCTGGAGCAAATCGACCGGCTGGGGCGCGTGGTGGACACCTACCAGCGCATGGCCCGCGTGGAGCCTCGGCTGCACGCCGTGGACCTGGGGCGGCTGGTGGAGGGCGTCCTGTCACTCCAGTCCTTCGCGAGCCCCGGTCAGACGACCATCCTCCGAAGCCTCGAGCCCGACCTGCCCCCGTGCGCCGCGGACGCCGACCTGCTGTCCAACGCCGTGGAGAACCTGGTGCGCAACGGCATCGAGGCCATGCCTCGGGGCGGCACCCTCACCGTGCGCACGCTGCGCGACGGCAAGGCCCTGGTGGTGGAGGTGGAGGACACCGGCGAGGGCATGGACGCCCGCACGCGAGAGCGGGCCTTCGACGACTTCTTCACCACCAAGGCCGCGGGGAGTGGGCTGGGGTTGGCGTTCGTGCGCCGGGTGGTGGAGGCCCACGGAGGCACGGTGCGTCTGACAAGCAGGGAGGGACACGGTACGGTGGTGCGCCTGCGCCTGCCAGAAGCCGTCCCGCACGTCGGCAGGGGAATCGAAGGAGAGGCCGCGTGAGCGAGGCGTTGAAGGGGACCGTGCTGCTGGTGGACGACGACCCGGCCGTGGCCAAGGTGCTGGGTGCGCTGCTGGCCCAGGCCGGGCTGACGACCTACGCCGCCAAGGATGGCGAGGAAGCGCTCGCGCACCTGGAACGAAAGCCCGTCGACGTCGTGGTGAGTGACGTGCGCATGCCCGGCATGGACGGCATGCGGCTGCTGACCGAAATCTCCAGGAACTGGCCCGACGTCCCCGTCATCCTGCTCACCGCGCATGGCACCGTGCCGCTGGCCGTGGAGGCCATGAAGGCGGGCGCCGCGGACTTCGTGCTCAAGCCCTTCGACCGGGAGGAGATTCTCTTCACCATCCGCAAGGCGTTGCTGCGAGCCCACGGCGAGGAGTCCCTCGAGTCACTGCGGACGCCCAGCGCCTTCGTGGGTGGCAGCCGGCGAATGCAGGAGGTGCAGGGGCTGCTGGCGAAGGCGGCCGCGGGCATGGCCACCGTGTTGTTGCGCGGCGAATCCGGCACGGGCAAGGAGCTGGCGGCGAAGGCGGTCCACGACGGCAGCCCTCGTCGCGCCGGGCCCTTCGTGAAGCTGCACTGCGCGGCGCTGCCGGACACGCTGCTGGAGAGCGAGCTGTTCGGCTACGAGAAGGGCGCGTTCACCGGAGCGGCCACGCGCAAGCCCGGCCGGGTGGAGCTGGCGCACGGGGGCACGCTGTTCCTCGATGAAATCGGCGACATCTCCCCCACCGTGCAGGTGAAGCTGCTGCGAGTCATCCAGGAGCGGGAGCTGGAGCGGCTGGGAGGCACGCAGACGCTGAAGGTGGACGTGCGCTTCGTCGCGGCGACGCACCAGCCCCTCGAGGACCTGGTGAAGCAGGGCCGCTTCCGCGAGGACCTCTTCTACCGCCTCAACGTGGTGCCGCTGTGGCTGCCCTCCCTGCGCGAGCGGCCGGAGGACATCGAGCCCCTGGCGAGGCACTTCCTGGACGCCCACGCGAAGACCAACGCCAAGCCGCCCTTCACCCTCACCGACGAGGGCCTCGCGGTGCTCCAAGCCCAGCCCTGGCCCGGCAACGTGCGCCAGCTCCAGAACTTCCTGGAGCGGCTGGTGGTGCTCGCGGACGGACAGACGCTGACGGGCGAGGACG is part of the Myxococcus landrumus genome and encodes:
- a CDS encoding RDD family protein, yielding MSKCMKCGALLPPVGDCPACAKAAAQTTLPGVPSFLDRDLLIDRRAPGRAEGPAFAERSPAPPPAVAPLAGPLPPPAEPRVATPRNAPGVARPTPPGMTPAARPASGQPAWAQAQPQAQAGGGFPLNVPPPPATVQPSLSPMTPAYGTPSAARARAAAGPSLPVVGPESVSPVADTLPGMPFIEPVAPASSGLPRMGPTGQPQGAAAAGQLHAAASGLPHMAASAQPHAAASGQQHGATSGLPHAAASGQQHGAASGLPHAAASGQQHMATSGQPHMATSGLPHASASGLPNAATSGLPHASASSLPNAATSGQQRVAGSAQPHMPTSAQPHMPTSAQPHTAASGLPHMAASAGQLHAAASASTGLPRMDPASGQPHMAAASPGVARPESASPGLPRMAAAPMAPASSGLSQMEQAPSGHLQMEADSSGLPAMEPLDPASFSLPPLQSVAPAPGLPVMEQATPRAEKPRPQAAPSRSQPGIAEVHARPASLWRRLLSFSIDTAAIAGVAALYITLASSVTGVKSPEAGLSGLDGFVAWLRALHTVLLPGFFLVLLLALVYCAVAAFLWNGRTLGRLLLGLRLVDTHGLAPAPGRAIVRAMLSSVSFVLFLGGFWMALFDRRGQTLHDKLTSTFVVQPS
- a CDS encoding HEAT repeat domain-containing protein — translated: MPARLAQLLVSRTLLSQEKAGELLRHQQAQGGHLDTVLLEQGLSSEADVLSLLGDVSGFRPVNLVDFEPNAEVASFIPPKIAERLCVVPLSLDGQTLHVACAYPVPKKELDEVGFLLGRPLELWVATEIRIREWISTIYRQPLAPRFTQLVAALDPEQQLPVTPPPPPPPEESLTVEMVERLARSVAKEPVAAEVRSAPRPEQRDPQRPPPPPPPDTAAAPPPAFVRAPLRLNMPGGAQPSRPDTSRPAQPPVLSATPVQGSHGGPVAPPAPPGASAENAQAGSRLAGSGSAQGVPSTSRAAPPGATQPGATTVHAPPSGTTPSASRAAATSAAQPAAHSATTGATQHGATGSAQQQPQPKAAGAPGAAQSAQHGATGSAQAAAHAATGSAQSFPLGTTGSAQSSHHGATGSAQPAHHGAAGSAQSASHGATGSAQSASHGATGSTQHSPPGATSASPHALHTGTAGAAQQPGMPGTAQHGATGPASTSPSASRTGAASTAPGTQPATPSATSSAQRTGTQPAASAPRGGGQDASSSPPVWPPAPPAQSGLPPQIWPPGPASAPSPHEAPTPSTLRFGTSSPGNANAPQRSSEPAFIVFPNPNKANTPAPGRARSNEPEARPPPSSTNQDVPDWTLAQARAALKESTKDRDRLMDVALRFGRRTFDYVAAFAVLRGAAVGWEARGEGMSGEQLAQVSVPLDASSVFRTVAVTRGSYAGPLSPDALTRHYLELFGRQTPRTVFLYPVEVKGRLVAIIYGDCGQKPMSQRRLSDYILFCQDLASAFQELILFRKQRLSAPRSPEEDISIDVDVAVATAPAPAPAVVAGLGWGPFFGRGAPGTVGRAAALPPRAQSQEERPPPDFAPLLRRLTGPDAAQRSSAMVELARSPEASARVLAQHFPGPTAWSRLPVVELPEADELGPIPAAMSRLGRPAAQALSPLLDSHDADTRYFALLTAGNLPYVELVDGVLRGLFDLEPDISSAARVASAALKQLPRLDSAMRELRQELNSRDMMRRALAARALGTLHDRDAVEGLIQLTRSEDEMCAQAAAEALREVTRMPLGLSPKQWAAWWAENRSRRRADWLITALRHRELDVRLAAIEELSRALNDTLGYYADAPESEREVAVRRWEAAAVAPANARRLGLL
- a CDS encoding two-component system sensor histidine kinase NtrB, whose translation is MTSGMWLNLIACAGLLALAGLVLARVGRNPLALPLSLLSITLSTWNITNFEIERSGEPGWRLMSFVAMVMTIPSTLHFILTFVGRRRRSAWAMYGTYGVMGALSLVLLTALGAPSLPAKLSAWHIGLIATALVAPPLCGAFVLLGLHLRDAKHPDERARAGLVVVGLGLLVGMMLTEFAGELSLSQVPRLGNVGTLLGLPMMTLAALRIGLFERDVGAEAPWMALLAVPLAGVGVLAYLAVFRLFAAQVSVLVVLTTAITFALLAAARRGVTAFVTRGERMNRLATLGRFSAQMAHDLKNPIAALKGAAQYLKEEHARGQSWDHQGEFLDLMLEQIDRLGRVVDTYQRMARVEPRLHAVDLGRLVEGVLSLQSFASPGQTTILRSLEPDLPPCAADADLLSNAVENLVRNGIEAMPRGGTLTVRTLRDGKALVVEVEDTGEGMDARTRERAFDDFFTTKAAGSGLGLAFVRRVVEAHGGTVRLTSREGHGTVVRLRLPEAVPHVGRGIEGEAA
- a CDS encoding sigma-54-dependent transcriptional regulator; this encodes MSEALKGTVLLVDDDPAVAKVLGALLAQAGLTTYAAKDGEEALAHLERKPVDVVVSDVRMPGMDGMRLLTEISRNWPDVPVILLTAHGTVPLAVEAMKAGAADFVLKPFDREEILFTIRKALLRAHGEESLESLRTPSAFVGGSRRMQEVQGLLAKAAAGMATVLLRGESGTGKELAAKAVHDGSPRRAGPFVKLHCAALPDTLLESELFGYEKGAFTGAATRKPGRVELAHGGTLFLDEIGDISPTVQVKLLRVIQERELERLGGTQTLKVDVRFVAATHQPLEDLVKQGRFREDLFYRLNVVPLWLPSLRERPEDIEPLARHFLDAHAKTNAKPPFTLTDEGLAVLQAQPWPGNVRQLQNFLERLVVLADGQTLTGEDVMRELARQPGLTSPVSPASQAAIATSEPGGQASSSESGRTLESQRKDMERQAMVDALKRAGDNRTLAARLLGISRRTLYNKLEEHGLL